Genomic window (Nicotiana sylvestris chromosome 7, ASM39365v2, whole genome shotgun sequence):
GAACCTCAACATCCTCAGCAGGAGAAGCGCCACCAGCAGTCAAAAGGCTACTAGAAGAATGGTTAACGAGTACCTTGAGCAACATGCTCGAGAAACCCATTCAGGGAGGTGTCGAAGATGCGCCACCCACAGAAATCGCAGCTGCTGCCGATGAGCCAAGCGCTATGCGAACAGGTAACACCCACACTGTTACTGATGCAGGTGACGATGCACTTAtggccatcttaaagaaaatggaaaagatggaaaatgagaacaaaacactccgcGACTAGATGAAGGAACATCAGGAAATGGTCGATAAAATACCAGGCACTCCAAAGTTGTTACCAAAATGCGATGTGGGCCGATTCATCGAACAACCATATAAGGGGCAACTCCCCATTCTATTCCAAAGACCGTCAAAATGCcgccatatttgaaaatatatgatgTTACCACGGACCCGAAAGATTACCTAATCCATTACGTTACCACAGTAAAGGGTAACGATTTATCAAAGGAACAGGTGCCTTCTGTGCTGCTGAAAAAGTTCGGCGAAACTCTGACAGGGGGAGCGCTGACGTGGTATTCCCAACTACCAGCACGGTCGATATCCACGTTCGAAGAGATGGCAGACAAGTTCGTCACCGCGCACGTGGGAGCGAAAAAGGCAGAAGCTTGGGTCAATGATATCTTCGCCGTTAGGCAAATGACGGGCGAGGGACTTCAGGATTTCCTAGCCCGATTCAACAGAGTAAGGATGAGCCTACCAAACGTATCAGAAGGGATGACAGTAGCAGCCTTTCAAAACGGGCTAAACAGAAACGGGTCAAAAGCAACCAAAAAGCTACtcagtagactcatgaagtacccaCCTAGCATGTGGGAAGATATCCACAATGCTTATTGCGCCGAAGTGAGGGCAGACGAGGATGACCTGAATGGCCCGCTTCAGCGATTAACATCAGTCCAGACCGAGACAAGGAGAGATTGCCGCCATGGCGGGAGAAGGGATCAACTACTACATTTCAATCGAGAAAAACACCAGCCTTACATCCGATCATCCAATCCTCCACCTCCACGATATGCAGACACCGTGCCTCGACATACCGCACCCTCccgaaacgaaagaggtatgccttcattactatctgctcataatttttgtgtttccccccagaaatagtgtacgcactggaGAAGCTCGGCACGAAGGTgcagtggccgcaaaagatgaagtcAGACTCAAGCACAAGAAGGTCAAACGTCCTGTGTGAGTTCCACCAGGAAAGATGACACAAGACCGAGGAATGTTAAATCAGGGATACCTGAAAGAATTGCTGAGCGACAGAGGACGAGCCAATTTCGATCGAGGGCGCGatcaacctcaaggacctccaaagccaccatcacccactcgtaccatacaaatgatcattggcggcGGCGATGTCACattaatcaaccatgtgaaattcaccaccacaTATAAACTCAAACAGATAGTCGCCCACAAACGGTATAACGACCTCGgagatagtatcatcttcgataagtcagataccgacgatttgtctttccctcactatgatgcttttgTTATAACTTTATGCATCGTAGATACCGATTAATGGCGGATGACAGAAGTGACGCGTGTATTGTTCACCCACGAGTTCTCATGCAAatgaggctcgaggataaaataataccgcattgcataacactaaggggttttaataatgcagtagaGCAGACATCTGGAGAAATAGTGCTACCTGTCCTGGCAGAAGGGGTTACCCTGGAAACCACATTTcacgtcatgaaccaggaaaTGGCCTACAACGCCATaataggacgaccatggatacacgccatgcgagccgtcccttcaagcttctatcaagtaatcaaatttcccaccccatgGGGGATATTCAACATCCGAGGTGAGCCATGTaccacccaagaatgctaccagatcgcccaagattgcacacaTACCAAACAACTAAAAGGGGCAAGTGCGGAAGCATAACAATCAGCCATGTCGGGAACCAAATCCGGCATACAAGtagaggccatcaaagacccaAACATCGTAGCAGCTTGCAAGGCAACCATAGAAGATCTCGACCCCGTTCAATTGGATAACACCGATAGTACAAAAAAGGCTTATGTTGGACACAACCTCTCGGAGCCAGGTAAGTATCGTGAGTTTTTAACTAACATCGCTGATCTGTTTGCTTTTCCCCACtcagatatgccaggaatcccaaGGGATATTGCCACACACAGGCTGAATGTCGATCTACTTTATCCGCCGGTACAacaaatgaggagaaagttcaatgccgcAATCAATGAGGCGATCAACGAGGAGGTTGATAAATTACTCGCCAACGGTTCCATCAGAGAAtcgaaatacccccaatgggtcgccaatgtggtcatagTCAAAAAGAATAATGGGAAATGGCGAATGTGTGTTGACTTCACCAatctaaacaaagcatgcccgaagGACTCTTTTCCATTACCTCACATCGACTAACTTATCGATGTAACAGCAGGGCACGAACTGCTGAGCTTCTTAGATGCCTATTCCAGTTATAACCAAATTGTAAtggctgaagaagatcaagaaaataccactttcatcactcatcAAGGAACGTTCTGCTATAAGGTGATGCCGTTCGGGctcaagaatgcaggggccacatatcaaaggttagtcaccaaaatgttcaagtAACAACTTGGTAAGAccatggaggtttacatcgacgacatgctagTGAAGTCGACAAAGAAAGAGGATCACATTGGTCATTTGAAGGAAGCCTTCGAGATATTAAGGCAGTACGTAATGAAGCTAAATCCCGAAAATTGCGCCTTCGGCATAACTtcaggaaagttccttggtttcctaGTGTCACAAAGGGGAATCAAGGTCAACCCAGATCAAATCAGGGCCATCGATGCAATACCGGAGATACTGACCAACAAAAAGCAGGTACAGAAATTAACAGGGCGAATAGCCGCCCTATCAAGGTTCATTTCACGATCCTCGGATAaatgccacaaattcttcaatgtgctaaggaaagaccaCCCGACTGCAATAGAACGAAGAATGCGTCGACGCCTTGAGAAAACTGAAAACGTATCTATCCTCGCCACCACTACTCATCAAAGCGGATCCGAGTGAATGTCTACTTGTGTATCTAGCAGTTTCCGAAGTTGCGGTAAGCGCAGTCTTGGTTAGTGAAGATAAAGGGCAATCTCcaatttactatatcagcaaaaccttaatcGATGTAGaaacaaggtaccctcaccttgaaaaacTAGATTTGGCATTGGTCGTAGCTTCACGGAAGCTTAGACCATACTTTCAGTGTCACCCTataaaggtggtgacaacctCCCCCCTAAGAGgtatcctacacaaacccgaactatcAGGTAGACTAGTCAAGTGGGCCATAGAACTAAGAGAGCACGACATAACGTACCAACCGTGAACTGCCATTAAGTCGCAAGTGCTCGCCGACTTTGTCGCTGATTTCAGCACGAAAATATTGCCCGAGGTAGAATAGGAAGCACTCCACATTTCCACACATACCaacctctgggtcctctacacgGACGGTGCCTCTAATGCCTCGGGATCGGGACTGGGACTCGTCCTCGAAGTCCCTACAGGCGAATTAATTCTCTAGTCCATAAgatgccccgagatgactaacaacgagcCCGAGTATGAAGATGTGATTGCAGGTTCgaagttagccctcaaatatggcgctcgacgactcgtcctccattgtgactctcaactcgtggtgaaccaagtcaccgggactttccaaatcaaagaacagagACTACAAAAGTACTGGTCAGAAATCCACAAACTACTGCCAGAATTCGATGAATGCCACCTCGACCAAATACCTAGGGTAGAATATCGAAGCGGATGGCCTCGCCAAACTAGCTGCGGccaccaaaaatatcaacaaagaaaacgtggtcaccctcctccattccgcaatagaccacttcgaggtacattctataaactTAACTTGGAATTGGCGTAACTGTCTCGTAGCATATTTGCAGGAGGAACGCTCCCgcaagataaaaaagaagccaaaaactCCGGGTACATGCAACCTGATACAACCTCGTAAACGATGATCTCTATAAAAGAACGTTCGGTGGCCCCCTAGCCAAATGTCTTgggccaaatcaaacaaggcGAGTACTAGAAGAAGTACACGAAGGGAACTGCGGAGCCCACATGGGAAACCGCACCCTTGTCCAATGCCTCATCTGCACCGGGTACTACTagcccaccatgaaaaaagaagccATGGACTATGTCAGGAGATGTTAACAATGTCAAAAGTATGCCCCTATGATAAATCAAGCAGGGGTACTCCTTCATTCCGTCACTttgccatggccattcataaagtggggaaTGGAAATAGTTGGCCCCCTCCCAGCAGGACGAGGTAAggtacgcttccttttggttttaactgattacTTTTCTAAATAGGTGGAGGCAGGTGCATACACTCAGATACGTGAGAAGGAGGTCATCACATTCGTATGGAAAAACATAATATGCCAttttggcatccccaaagaaatcagctacGATAATGGACCTCAGTTCGTTGGAAAGAGAACGATTGagttttttgaaaaatggcacatcaaatgaatactctccacgccatatcacccTGCCGCCAATGGTCAAGCCGAATCCACCAATAAAGTAATGCtaaat
Coding sequences:
- the LOC138873278 gene encoding uncharacterized protein, with translation MPPYLKIYDVTTDPKDYLIHYVTTVKGNDLSKEQVPSVLLKKFGETLTGGALTWYSQLPARSISTFEEMADKFVTAHVGAKKAEAWVNDIFAVRQMTGEGLQDFLARFNRVRMSLPNVSEGMTVAAFQNGLNRNGSKATKKLLSRLMKYPPSMWEDIHNAYCAEVRADEDDLNGPLQRLTSVQTETRRDCRHGGRRDQLLHFNREKHQPYIRSSNPPPPRYADTVPRHTAPSRNERGKMTQDRGMLNQGYLKELLSDRGRANFDRGRDQPQGPPKPPSPTRTIQMIIGGGDVTLINHVKFTTTYKLKQIVAHKRYNDLGDSIIFDKSDTDDLSFPHYDAFVITLCIVDTD